Proteins from one Fragaria vesca subsp. vesca linkage group LG6, FraVesHawaii_1.0, whole genome shotgun sequence genomic window:
- the LOC101299603 gene encoding acyltransferase-like protein At1g54570, chloroplastic-like, with product MTSVIGFGGPYFFGLSSESKPRFRVQGRSLSNQDASVLSSDSIVVNGASVVGEREGSRPWVDHGNGSLRHKVKDKQNIEDGVLESLEPLWDDGYGTVTVKDYFDASEEMIKPDGGPPRWFSPLARNPPLKDSPVLLFLPGLDDSTPVIVGLARETWHFKRSGLVKLVEDTIRLEHASSPNKPIYLVGDSFGGCLSLAVAARNPTIDLVLILVNPATSMERSQLLPLFPILEALPDELHIGVPYLLSFVM from the exons ATGACATCAGTTATAGGTTTTGGGGGACCTTACTTTTTTGGGTTGAGTTCCGAGAGTAAGCCTCGGTTTAGAGTGCAAGGTAGAAGTTTAAGTAATCAGGATGCATCAGTTTTGTCTTCAGACTCAATTGTAGTGAATGGAGCTTCTGTAGTTGGGGAGAGGGAGGGAAGTAGGCCTTGGGTTGATCATGGGAATGGCAGTTTGAGGCATAAGGTTAAGGACAAACAGAACATAGAAGATGGTGTACTTGAAAGTTTGGAACCTTTGTGGGATGACGGGTACGGGACTGTGACTGTAAAGGATTATTTCGATGCAAGTGAGGAGATGATTAAGCCTGATGGTGGTCCTCCCCGATGGTTTAGCCCCCTTGCTCGCAACCCTCCATTGAAGGATTCTCCAGTTCTTTTGTTTTTGCCTG GGTTGGATG ACTCCACCCCTGTAATAGTTGGCCTTGCTAGAGAAACATGGCACTTCAAGAGATCAG GTTTGGTGAAACTGGTGGAAGACACTATTAGGCTTGAGCATGCTTCATCTCCCAACAAGCCAATTTATTTGGTTGGAGATTCTTTTGGAGGATGCTTATCACTTGCTGTTGCTGCACGCAATCCTACCATTGATCTAGTACTGATACTAGTCAACCCAG CAACATCCATGGAGAGGTCTCAATTACTACCTCTTTTCCCAATCTTGGAGGCTTTGCCTGATGAATTACATATCGGAGTTCCCTATCTTCTCAGTTTTGTTATGG